Proteins encoded within one genomic window of Gasterosteus aculeatus chromosome 18, fGasAcu3.hap1.1, whole genome shotgun sequence:
- the LOC120808146 gene encoding cholesterol 24-hydroxylase isoform X1: MSIQLKKENWFFDAGPARLRPLHTSASRAMQTKQPPEHEKNQRPREEHARTQMALFPASLSWTAACLLLLVLILCLGYCLYVQHIHMKYDHIPGPPRDSFLFGHSATYARAMRDGDIIHDRFLEWAEKYGPVCRQNFLHYVVILVSCPEGTKEILMSQKYPKDRFFYRKIFNLFGQRFLGNGLVTAQDHEQWYKQRRIMDPAFSSLYLRGLIGTFNERVERLMSKLSDVADNQTEAGMLQLVNFLTLDVIAKVAFGVDLDLLKDRSRFPKAVQTCLKGMVFSVRDNFFAYNPKNRSFIEDVREACRLLRTTGAQWIKDRKTAMESGDDVPNDILTQIIKSAVKEEIMTKEDEELMLDNFVTFFIAGHETTANLLAFCIMELTRLPDVLEKVKKEVDDVIGMKQDITCDDLGKLVYLSQVLKETLRIYPTAPGTSRDVLQDIVIDGIHIPGGVTCFFSSYVTGRMDKFFKDPLTFDPDRFHPDAPKPYFCYYPFALGPRACLGKNFAQMEAKVFMAKLVQRFDFSLLPGQTFDLEDCGTLRPKSGVVCSVRHRDHNK; encoded by the exons CATCCGCCTCACGCGCGATGCAAACGAAGCAGCCACCGGAACACGAGAAGAACCAGCGACCCCGCGAGGAACACGCTCGGACCCAAATGGCTCTTTTTCCCGCGTCTCTGAGTTGGACCGCCGCGTGCCTCCTCCTTTTGGTTTTGATATTGTGTCTTGGTTACTGCCTGTATGTGCAGCACATCCACATGAAGTACGACCACATACCTGGGCCACCGAGGGACAG TTTTCTCTTCGGACATTCAGCAACCTACGCGAGGGCGATGCGGGATGGCGACATCATACACGACAGGTTCCTGGAATG GGCTGAGAAGTACGGGCCCGTCTGCAGGCAAAACTTCCTGCATTATGTCGTCATCCTCGTGAGCTGCCCAGAGGGAACAAAG GAGATCCTGATGTCCCAAAAGTATCCCAAGGACCGATTTTTCTACCGAAAAATCTTCAACCTGTTTGGTCAAAG GTTCCTAGGTAACGGCCTGGTTACAGCACAGGACCATGAGCAGTGGTACAAACAGCGCCGGATCATGGACCCCGCATTTAGTAGTTT GTATTTGCGAGGGCTGATCGGCACCTTCAATGAGAGAGTAGAGAGACTGATGTCTAAACTGTCGGACGTCGCGGATAACCAGACGGAGGCCGGCATGCTCCAGCTCGTCAACTTTCTCACCCTCGATGTCATTGCCAAG GTCGCTTTCGGGGTGGATCTGGACCTGCTTAAGGATCGGTCACGTTTCCCCAAAGCTGTCCAGACATGTCTGAAAGGGATGGTCTTCTCCGTCCGAGACAACTTCTTCGCC TACAACCCAAAGAACAGATCGTTCATCGAAGATGTGAGGGAAGCTTGCCGACTGCTGCGCACAACTGGAGCTCAGTGGATCAAGGACAGAAAGACGGCCATGGAGAGCGGAGACGACGTCCCCAACGACATCCTCACCCAGATCATCAAATCCGCTGTCAAAG AGGAAATCATGACTAAAGAAGACGAAGAGTTAATGTTGGACAATTTCGTGACGTTTTTCATTGCGG GCCACGAAACAACAGCTAATCTACTGGCTTTTTGCATCATGGAACTGACAAGACTTCCTGATGTTCTGGAGAA AGTGAAGAAAGAGGTGGATGATGTCATCGGGATGAAACAGGACATCACTTGTGACGATCTGGGAAAACTGGTCTACCTCTCACAG GTCCTTAAAGAGACTCTGAGGATTTACCCAACGGCTCCAGGCACCTCTCGGGATGTACTGCAGGACATTGTGATTGACGGGATCCACATACCCGGTGGAGTCACATGTTTT TTCAGTTCCTATGTGACTGGGAGAATGGATAAATTCTTCAAGGAcccgctgacctttgacccggacAGATTTCACCCAGATGCTCCCAA GCCTTATTTCTGCTACTACCCCTTTGCCCTCGGCCCACGGGCGTGCCTTGGCAAGAACTTTGCTCAG ATGGAGGCTAAAGTGTTTATGGCCAAGCTGGTCCAGAGGTTTGACTTCAGTCTTTTGCCTGGACAGACCTTTGACCTTGAGGACTGCGGCACGCTCAGGCCAAAGAGTGGAGTTGTGTGTTCAGTCAGACACAGGGATCACAACAAATAG
- the LOC120808146 gene encoding cholesterol 24-hydroxylase isoform X2, with protein sequence MFPANGPCIDNCIRAEKYGPVCRQNFLHYVVILVSCPEGTKEILMSQKYPKDRFFYRKIFNLFGQRFLGNGLVTAQDHEQWYKQRRIMDPAFSSLYLRGLIGTFNERVERLMSKLSDVADNQTEAGMLQLVNFLTLDVIAKVAFGVDLDLLKDRSRFPKAVQTCLKGMVFSVRDNFFAYNPKNRSFIEDVREACRLLRTTGAQWIKDRKTAMESGDDVPNDILTQIIKSAVKEEIMTKEDEELMLDNFVTFFIAGHETTANLLAFCIMELTRLPDVLEKVKKEVDDVIGMKQDITCDDLGKLVYLSQVLKETLRIYPTAPGTSRDVLQDIVIDGIHIPGGVTCFFSSYVTGRMDKFFKDPLTFDPDRFHPDAPKPYFCYYPFALGPRACLGKNFAQMEAKVFMAKLVQRFDFSLLPGQTFDLEDCGTLRPKSGVVCSVRHRDHNK encoded by the exons ATGTTTCCTGCGAACGGCCCTTGTATTGACAATTGTATCAG GGCTGAGAAGTACGGGCCCGTCTGCAGGCAAAACTTCCTGCATTATGTCGTCATCCTCGTGAGCTGCCCAGAGGGAACAAAG GAGATCCTGATGTCCCAAAAGTATCCCAAGGACCGATTTTTCTACCGAAAAATCTTCAACCTGTTTGGTCAAAG GTTCCTAGGTAACGGCCTGGTTACAGCACAGGACCATGAGCAGTGGTACAAACAGCGCCGGATCATGGACCCCGCATTTAGTAGTTT GTATTTGCGAGGGCTGATCGGCACCTTCAATGAGAGAGTAGAGAGACTGATGTCTAAACTGTCGGACGTCGCGGATAACCAGACGGAGGCCGGCATGCTCCAGCTCGTCAACTTTCTCACCCTCGATGTCATTGCCAAG GTCGCTTTCGGGGTGGATCTGGACCTGCTTAAGGATCGGTCACGTTTCCCCAAAGCTGTCCAGACATGTCTGAAAGGGATGGTCTTCTCCGTCCGAGACAACTTCTTCGCC TACAACCCAAAGAACAGATCGTTCATCGAAGATGTGAGGGAAGCTTGCCGACTGCTGCGCACAACTGGAGCTCAGTGGATCAAGGACAGAAAGACGGCCATGGAGAGCGGAGACGACGTCCCCAACGACATCCTCACCCAGATCATCAAATCCGCTGTCAAAG AGGAAATCATGACTAAAGAAGACGAAGAGTTAATGTTGGACAATTTCGTGACGTTTTTCATTGCGG GCCACGAAACAACAGCTAATCTACTGGCTTTTTGCATCATGGAACTGACAAGACTTCCTGATGTTCTGGAGAA AGTGAAGAAAGAGGTGGATGATGTCATCGGGATGAAACAGGACATCACTTGTGACGATCTGGGAAAACTGGTCTACCTCTCACAG GTCCTTAAAGAGACTCTGAGGATTTACCCAACGGCTCCAGGCACCTCTCGGGATGTACTGCAGGACATTGTGATTGACGGGATCCACATACCCGGTGGAGTCACATGTTTT TTCAGTTCCTATGTGACTGGGAGAATGGATAAATTCTTCAAGGAcccgctgacctttgacccggacAGATTTCACCCAGATGCTCCCAA GCCTTATTTCTGCTACTACCCCTTTGCCCTCGGCCCACGGGCGTGCCTTGGCAAGAACTTTGCTCAG ATGGAGGCTAAAGTGTTTATGGCCAAGCTGGTCCAGAGGTTTGACTTCAGTCTTTTGCCTGGACAGACCTTTGACCTTGAGGACTGCGGCACGCTCAGGCCAAAGAGTGGAGTTGTGTGTTCAGTCAGACACAGGGATCACAACAAATAG